A window of Triplophysa dalaica isolate WHDGS20190420 chromosome 7, ASM1584641v1, whole genome shotgun sequence contains these coding sequences:
- the LOC130425560 gene encoding 4-galactosyl-N-acetylglucosaminide 3-alpha-L-fucosyltransferase 9-like isoform X1, with protein sequence MFIMTIKSHTSLEQHEAGEKMSRRVGCFFRSPLRRVLLLICLFMISCLFVYGSSSVSYFLRHIGPIKSEQSEVLILIWIWPFNISFDLDICKSQFNVDGCRLTVDRELYSKADGVLIHHRDINWDLSNLPASPRHPHQKWIWMNLESPSNTLQIPHLDNLFNVSLSYRQDADITVPYGWVVSTRQEQKDFIPPKKKKMLCWIVSNFQINHRRAQVYDELRRYMDIHTFGGSFNQPVSEESYREIIASCKFYLSFENSEHKDYITEKLYNVLQLGAVPVVLGPSRQNYERFVPQDAFIHVNDFPSMRALAKYLLFLSRHEELYGRYFNWRRHFEVKISSFPAEHACYSCDYIRRHKEYQVLNNLYQWYWGMNVEADEAWFRPYRKRLANT encoded by the exons ATGTTCATAATG ACAATAAAAAGTCATAcgagtttggaacaacatgagg CAGGTGAAAAGATGTCGAGGAGAGTTGGCTGCTTCTTCCGTTCCCCTCTGCGCCGTGTCTTACTGCTAATTTGTCTGTTTATGATCTCATGCTTGTTCGTGTATGGTAGCTCATCTGTCAGCTACTTCCTACGCCACATTGGTCCAATCAAATCAGAGCAAAGTGAGGTTCTGATTCTCATCTGGATCTGGCCTTTCAATATTTCCTTTGACCTAGACATCTGCAAGTCACAGTTCAATGTAGACGGCTGTCGCCTCACAGTAGACCGTGAGCTGTACAGTAAAGCCGACGGTGTCCTCATTCATCACCGAGACATTAACTGGGACCTCTCCAATTTGCCCGCATCACCACGCCATCCACACCAGAAATGGATCTGGATGAATTTGGAGTCGCCGTCAAACACGCTTCAGATCCCTCATCTGGATAACCTTTTTAACGTCTCGCTCAGCTACAGACAGGACGCGGATATCACAGTACCATACggttgggttgtttcaacccgtCAGGAACAGAAGGACTTTATTCCcccaaagaagaaaaaaatgctcTGTTGGATTGTCAGCAACTTTCAGATTAACCACAGGAGGGCGCAAGTATACGACGAGCTCAGGAGATACATGGACATCCACACCTTTGGTGGCTCCTTTAACCAACCTGTTTCTGAGGAGAGTTATAGAGAGATCATAGCCAGCTGTAAATTTTATCTTTCGTTCGAGAACTCGGAGCACAAAGACTACATTACCGAAAAACTCTACAACGTTTTACAGCTCGGCGCCGTGCCTGTGGTCCTCGGTCCATCTAGACAGAACTACGAGCGATTTGTCCCACAAGATGCATTCATCCACGTCAATGACTTTCCCTCTATGAGAGCTTTAGCGAAGTATCTGCTTTTTTTGAGCAGGCATGAGGAACTGTACGGGCGGTACTTCAACTggagaagacattttgaagtgaAAATCAGCTCTTTCCCTGCAGAGCATGCTTGCTACAGCTGTGATTACATCAGGCGACACAAAGAGTATCAAGTGCTTAACAATCTTTATCAGTGGTACTGGGGTATGAATGTGGAAGCAGATGAGGCATGGTTTAGGCCATACAGAAAAAGGCTTGCAAACACATAA
- the LOC130425560 gene encoding 4-galactosyl-N-acetylglucosaminide 3-alpha-L-fucosyltransferase 9-like isoform X2, which translates to MFIMTIKSHTSLEQHEGEKMSRRVGCFFRSPLRRVLLLICLFMISCLFVYGSSSVSYFLRHIGPIKSEQSEVLILIWIWPFNISFDLDICKSQFNVDGCRLTVDRELYSKADGVLIHHRDINWDLSNLPASPRHPHQKWIWMNLESPSNTLQIPHLDNLFNVSLSYRQDADITVPYGWVVSTRQEQKDFIPPKKKKMLCWIVSNFQINHRRAQVYDELRRYMDIHTFGGSFNQPVSEESYREIIASCKFYLSFENSEHKDYITEKLYNVLQLGAVPVVLGPSRQNYERFVPQDAFIHVNDFPSMRALAKYLLFLSRHEELYGRYFNWRRHFEVKISSFPAEHACYSCDYIRRHKEYQVLNNLYQWYWGMNVEADEAWFRPYRKRLANT; encoded by the exons ATGTTCATAATG ACAATAAAAAGTCATAcgagtttggaacaacatgagg GTGAAAAGATGTCGAGGAGAGTTGGCTGCTTCTTCCGTTCCCCTCTGCGCCGTGTCTTACTGCTAATTTGTCTGTTTATGATCTCATGCTTGTTCGTGTATGGTAGCTCATCTGTCAGCTACTTCCTACGCCACATTGGTCCAATCAAATCAGAGCAAAGTGAGGTTCTGATTCTCATCTGGATCTGGCCTTTCAATATTTCCTTTGACCTAGACATCTGCAAGTCACAGTTCAATGTAGACGGCTGTCGCCTCACAGTAGACCGTGAGCTGTACAGTAAAGCCGACGGTGTCCTCATTCATCACCGAGACATTAACTGGGACCTCTCCAATTTGCCCGCATCACCACGCCATCCACACCAGAAATGGATCTGGATGAATTTGGAGTCGCCGTCAAACACGCTTCAGATCCCTCATCTGGATAACCTTTTTAACGTCTCGCTCAGCTACAGACAGGACGCGGATATCACAGTACCATACggttgggttgtttcaacccgtCAGGAACAGAAGGACTTTATTCCcccaaagaagaaaaaaatgctcTGTTGGATTGTCAGCAACTTTCAGATTAACCACAGGAGGGCGCAAGTATACGACGAGCTCAGGAGATACATGGACATCCACACCTTTGGTGGCTCCTTTAACCAACCTGTTTCTGAGGAGAGTTATAGAGAGATCATAGCCAGCTGTAAATTTTATCTTTCGTTCGAGAACTCGGAGCACAAAGACTACATTACCGAAAAACTCTACAACGTTTTACAGCTCGGCGCCGTGCCTGTGGTCCTCGGTCCATCTAGACAGAACTACGAGCGATTTGTCCCACAAGATGCATTCATCCACGTCAATGACTTTCCCTCTATGAGAGCTTTAGCGAAGTATCTGCTTTTTTTGAGCAGGCATGAGGAACTGTACGGGCGGTACTTCAACTggagaagacattttgaagtgaAAATCAGCTCTTTCCCTGCAGAGCATGCTTGCTACAGCTGTGATTACATCAGGCGACACAAAGAGTATCAAGTGCTTAACAATCTTTATCAGTGGTACTGGGGTATGAATGTGGAAGCAGATGAGGCATGGTTTAGGCCATACAGAAAAAGGCTTGCAAACACATAA